In the Paenibacillus sp. FSL H7-0357 genome, one interval contains:
- a CDS encoding aminopeptidase: MKDFEVMLEKYADLVVKVGVNVQPGQVLMIHSPLETAELTRLIVGKAYEAGAKYVMVDWDDEAVTRIRYEKAPEDSFGYYPQWHADMLEGFAEEGGAILHIKVPDPELFRGIDSSKVSTAVKAAAVARKKYQNYTRNNKISWSLIKAPTRAWADKVFADLPAEKRVEAMWEAVFQMNRVGTEDPVAAWREHIAQLKQSQDRMNAKRYKSLHYRAPGTDLHVELPEGHLWRGGGGENGSGVYFVANMPTEEIYTMPRRTGVNGTVASTLPLNLNGRLVDGITVTFTNGKVTAYDAESGREHLTSLLETDEGASYLGEVALVQHDSPISRMSRVFYNTGIDENASCHFALGSAYPVNIEGGVGLSSKELLAKGANVSLTHVDFMVGSAELDIDGELADGTIEPVFRKGNWVL; the protein is encoded by the coding sequence ATGAAGGATTTTGAAGTGATGCTGGAGAAATATGCGGACCTCGTTGTGAAGGTCGGAGTAAATGTACAGCCTGGACAAGTGCTGATGATCCATTCTCCCCTGGAGACAGCTGAACTTACGCGCTTGATCGTTGGCAAAGCCTATGAGGCCGGTGCTAAATACGTCATGGTTGACTGGGATGATGAGGCGGTTACGCGCATCCGTTACGAAAAGGCTCCCGAAGACTCTTTTGGTTATTACCCGCAATGGCATGCGGATATGCTGGAGGGTTTTGCCGAAGAGGGTGGAGCTATCTTACATATTAAAGTACCCGATCCGGAGCTTTTCCGCGGCATTGATTCCTCGAAGGTGTCAACAGCCGTCAAGGCTGCTGCAGTAGCGCGGAAGAAATATCAGAACTATACCCGGAACAATAAAATCAGCTGGTCCCTCATCAAAGCGCCGACGCGCGCATGGGCGGATAAGGTATTTGCCGATCTTCCAGCAGAAAAACGAGTGGAAGCGATGTGGGAAGCGGTATTCCAGATGAACCGCGTAGGCACTGAGGACCCTGTTGCAGCCTGGCGGGAGCATATTGCCCAGCTGAAGCAAAGCCAGGACCGGATGAATGCCAAGCGCTACAAAAGCCTGCATTACCGCGCCCCCGGTACGGACCTGCATGTGGAACTGCCTGAAGGCCATTTGTGGCGCGGCGGCGGCGGGGAGAACGGTAGCGGCGTATACTTTGTAGCGAACATGCCTACGGAAGAAATCTACACGATGCCGCGTCGTACAGGCGTCAACGGCACAGTGGCCAGTACCCTTCCGTTGAATTTGAACGGGCGTCTAGTGGATGGCATCACCGTTACTTTTACAAACGGCAAGGTTACCGCATACGATGCCGAGTCCGGGCGTGAGCATCTGACTTCACTTCTGGAAACGGATGAAGGAGCTTCCTACCTGGGCGAAGTGGCCCTGGTGCAGCACGACTCGCCAATCTCCCGGATGAGCCGGGTATTCTATAATACAGGTATCGATGAGAATGCTTCCTGCCATTTTGCGCTGGGCAGTGCCTACCCTGTCAATATTGAAGGCGGCGTTGGACTAAGCAGCAAAGAACTGCTGGCGAAAGGCGCGAATGTAAGTTTGACGCATGTTGATTTCATGGTCGGCTCAGCTGAGCTTGATATCGACGGTGAACTGGCGGATGGTACCATTGAACCTGTGTTCCGCAAAGGAAACTGGGTACTGTAA
- a CDS encoding sigma-70 family RNA polymerase sigma factor has product MSGVEMKRVSSTVSREESVFYDTVIEHSEQLYRIAYSYLGNRNDALEAVQEMTCRAWIKRKTLKDPKAFKSWIIRILIYVCIDEQRRRKRSVPTADEQMQEPVTMHNTSRMEMLWALEQVKPKYRHVLLLKYYNDMTLTEIAELLNKPEGTIKTWQHKGLKQLRTIIRNRGDWNDQ; this is encoded by the coding sequence ATGTCCGGGGTAGAGATGAAGCGGGTTAGCAGTACAGTGTCGCGGGAAGAATCTGTGTTCTATGACACTGTGATAGAGCATAGCGAGCAGCTATATCGTATAGCTTACAGTTATTTGGGCAACCGGAACGATGCGCTGGAAGCGGTACAGGAAATGACCTGCCGGGCGTGGATCAAGCGGAAAACGCTGAAAGATCCCAAGGCATTTAAATCTTGGATCATCCGGATTCTGATATATGTCTGCATAGATGAGCAGAGAAGACGCAAGCGCAGTGTTCCGACAGCGGACGAACAGATGCAGGAGCCTGTTACAATGCATAATACCAGCAGGATGGAAATGCTCTGGGCGCTTGAACAGGTGAAACCCAAGTACCGTCATGTGCTGCTGCTTAAATACTATAATGACATGACGTTGACAGAGATTGCGGAATTGTTGAACAAGCCGGAAGGGACAATCAAAACCTGGCAGCATAAAGGGCTTAAGCAGCTTAGGACGATTATCAGGAATCGGGGTGACTGGAATGATCAGTAA
- a CDS encoding DUF4179 domain-containing protein, translated as MISNKEEEEMLSNAVQMHLQVEVELEQQSSAIRFAVQQGIERGKRKSKMALFSRSTFMGFAAAAAVAILLFVLPYLESEPQTARPLQTIDWTGLEDFKDLSSFDVDDETVYSALRNGYIQKINKSVSSEGFTVTLNAVTADENKLIILYTATTDNAQEIHSINSAKLEDKATNSYLKDTMRVASHFREPGVKSYSKFIGRSTFDLDRNKPFPEQLEADFKIALVDPGMMEDPNSEIAYEDVQYSPSLKISFTLASKFKEHPTQTVYADKTFTLEGHELTLTQVEFSPLMTRVNLAMKENERDQWQIRDKLFVAIKGTEIASETKKGVDQLLSYSGGGTDEGFSYLLSSNLLDNPRSMELLIKTGSEEEGLSEIKLKIPAVNQ; from the coding sequence ATGATCAGTAACAAGGAAGAAGAGGAAATGCTGTCAAACGCGGTTCAGATGCACCTGCAGGTAGAAGTGGAATTGGAGCAGCAGAGCAGCGCGATAAGGTTTGCGGTTCAACAGGGGATTGAGAGGGGTAAGCGAAAAAGCAAGATGGCTTTATTCTCCAGAAGCACATTCATGGGATTTGCCGCAGCTGCTGCGGTCGCCATTCTGCTGTTTGTCCTTCCTTATCTCGAGTCAGAGCCGCAAACGGCCCGGCCGTTGCAAACGATTGACTGGACAGGGCTGGAGGATTTCAAAGATCTTTCTTCATTTGATGTCGACGACGAAACCGTTTATTCCGCACTTAGAAACGGATATATTCAAAAGATCAACAAATCGGTGAGCAGCGAAGGCTTTACGGTGACCTTGAACGCCGTTACTGCGGACGAGAATAAGCTTATTATTCTATATACGGCTACCACAGATAACGCTCAGGAGATTCACAGTATTAATAGTGCAAAGCTTGAAGACAAGGCAACGAACAGTTATTTGAAAGATACGATGCGGGTGGCCAGCCATTTTAGGGAACCGGGTGTGAAGAGTTACAGTAAATTCATCGGGCGGAGCACGTTCGACCTCGACCGGAACAAGCCATTCCCTGAACAGCTGGAAGCGGATTTTAAAATTGCTTTGGTAGATCCTGGCATGATGGAGGACCCCAATTCGGAAATTGCTTATGAAGATGTACAATATTCTCCCAGTCTTAAAATCAGTTTTACTTTAGCTTCCAAGTTTAAGGAGCATCCAACCCAAACCGTATATGCGGACAAGACTTTTACACTGGAAGGGCACGAGTTAACGCTGACCCAGGTTGAATTCTCCCCCTTAATGACCCGGGTGAATTTGGCGATGAAGGAGAACGAACGCGATCAATGGCAAATAAGAGACAAATTGTTTGTCGCAATCAAGGGAACAGAAATTGCCTCTGAAACGAAAAAGGGTGTAGATCAGCTTCTCTCGTACTCCGGGGGCGGGACGGATGAGGGTTTTAGTTATCTGCTCAGCAGCAATCTTTTGGATAACCCAAGGTCTATGGAGCTGTTAATTAAGACTGGATCAGAGGAAGAGGGCCTATCGGAGATCAAGCTTAAGATTCCTGCAGTTAATCAATAA
- a CDS encoding GNAT family N-acetyltransferase, whose amino-acid sequence MEIIGERIQLRDFTDSDRTFFGELEGHELTTRFENHRPDAAQIQKDFEAALSHAQCTPREHFNLIICRTADNIPLGGISLKLNWSEIREWEIGWALHPDYWRQGYAAEAVRLMTGYAFESLQTHRIVAYANADNVRSENLMIRVGMIKDGVLRETRYCNQTWCDELIYSMLEKDWVQLNL is encoded by the coding sequence ATGGAAATTATAGGCGAGCGAATACAGCTAAGGGATTTTACCGACAGCGACCGTACTTTTTTCGGGGAATTGGAGGGCCATGAGCTGACCACCCGTTTCGAGAACCACAGACCGGATGCCGCACAAATTCAAAAGGATTTTGAAGCAGCTTTATCACATGCACAGTGCACACCCCGTGAACATTTCAATTTGATCATTTGCAGAACTGCAGATAACATACCCTTAGGTGGCATCAGCCTTAAGCTGAACTGGTCAGAAATCAGGGAATGGGAAATCGGCTGGGCGCTGCATCCGGATTATTGGCGGCAGGGTTATGCTGCGGAAGCGGTTAGGCTGATGACCGGCTATGCCTTTGAATCTCTTCAGACCCATCGAATCGTAGCATATGCCAATGCTGATAACGTCCGCTCTGAGAACCTGATGATCCGTGTGGGCATGATCAAAGATGGCGTACTCCGGGAGACAAGATATTGCAATCAAACCTGGTGTGATGAGCTGATCTATTCGATGCTTGAAAAAGACTGGGTCCAGCTTAATCTATAG
- a CDS encoding GNAT family N-acetyltransferase, which translates to MNVQIKLADTNEAYIIKNLYPLYLHDLSGHYGLTGGSALNRHGIFEDSQEIRTLADQYEVQNVWWEKPGCLYPFLIKVGAVPAGFAFIATPPYCAKGVNYFVNEFFILQPFRGQGYARQAAVQVFESFKGNWELYTNPSEKNITGQKFWRKTVSGYANGKYEEKLETTVDGPKMVFRFNNGDRQEL; encoded by the coding sequence ATGAATGTTCAGATCAAACTTGCGGACACAAACGAAGCTTATATAATTAAAAATCTCTATCCTTTATACTTGCATGATTTATCCGGTCACTATGGACTAACGGGCGGATCTGCCCTTAACAGGCACGGCATCTTCGAAGACAGCCAGGAAATCAGAACTTTGGCCGATCAATACGAGGTGCAGAATGTTTGGTGGGAGAAACCGGGATGCCTGTATCCTTTTTTAATCAAAGTGGGTGCTGTGCCTGCCGGCTTTGCATTCATCGCTACCCCGCCTTATTGCGCCAAAGGTGTAAACTACTTCGTAAATGAATTCTTTATCCTTCAGCCATTCAGAGGGCAAGGTTACGCCCGGCAGGCAGCGGTGCAAGTATTCGAGTCTTTCAAAGGCAACTGGGAGCTGTACACCAATCCCTCGGAGAAGAACATTACCGGACAGAAGTTCTGGAGAAAGACCGTATCGGGCTATGCAAATGGCAAGTATGAAGAGAAGCTTGAAACGACCGTAGACGGCCCTAAGATGGTATTTAGATTTAATAATGGAGACAGACAGGAGCTATAG
- a CDS encoding antibiotic biosynthesis monooxygenase: MFIQTRSIVIEKGNSDKVIEKFSAPGALEEMEGLIDISVTLNKKSKDNEEVLLLIRWESEEAWKNWEKSDAHIQGHRNSRGQEKPAFIISTTVNMYEVQKIKEGKAYGKQV; encoded by the coding sequence ATGTTTATCCAGACCAGATCCATCGTCATTGAGAAGGGGAACAGCGATAAAGTGATTGAAAAGTTCAGTGCACCGGGGGCGCTGGAGGAAATGGAAGGGCTCATTGATATCAGCGTTACGCTGAACAAGAAGAGCAAGGATAACGAGGAAGTCTTGCTCCTGATCCGCTGGGAATCAGAGGAAGCATGGAAGAATTGGGAGAAAAGTGATGCGCATATCCAGGGCCACCGCAACAGCAGGGGCCAAGAGAAACCGGCTTTTATCATCAGCACAACGGTAAATATGTATGAAGTACAGAAGATAAAAGAAGGCAAGGCCTACGGAAAACAAGTGTAG
- a CDS encoding amidohydrolase family protein, which yields MMRRNVVWLLSTIIVLGALAGLYLRNEQAKDIADPVLEQTIQSSMPNTAEPAAAAASIAPDQADNLLTDLVAKYKDLGLIDAHNHDASLMKYMIMLKTWKDHGVQQVVLFGDVSEPSAVISDKFAWKAYQEHPETIIPYFCGFDLHRVESLTVVRNNLEQGYMGIGEIVAASTMSPVVSRVAWKANHPLDGYLPQIYDLAAEYKVPVLLHIDPPSGMPVEKLEQALEEHPDTMMIFAHINAYNTPEEIERLLSAHPNLYADFFAGFSVYNPAGGGAPEQFIPVMKKFPDRFMLSTDSGYGIEGEEQAIAAMYQMLELMEDPVLARKIAHDNLAALIEHQPATNTQREALRKLEQETGKDYHVDTLLKVEAGKILAEAAKG from the coding sequence ATGATGCGCAGAAATGTGGTGTGGCTGCTCAGCACTATTATTGTACTCGGAGCACTGGCTGGTTTGTATCTGCGGAATGAGCAAGCCAAAGATATAGCAGACCCTGTGTTGGAACAGACAATACAGTCCTCTATGCCCAATACAGCGGAGCCTGCCGCTGCAGCAGCCAGCATTGCTCCCGATCAGGCAGACAATCTGCTGACAGATTTAGTTGCCAAGTATAAGGACCTGGGTCTTATCGACGCCCATAATCATGATGCCAGTCTAATGAAGTATATGATTATGCTAAAGACTTGGAAAGATCATGGAGTGCAGCAAGTAGTCCTGTTTGGTGATGTGTCTGAGCCGAGTGCCGTTATTTCCGATAAGTTTGCATGGAAGGCTTATCAGGAGCACCCGGAGACTATTATTCCGTATTTCTGCGGATTTGACCTGCATCGCGTAGAGAGCCTGACGGTAGTGAGAAATAATCTGGAGCAGGGATATATGGGCATTGGCGAAATCGTTGCTGCCTCCACGATGTCACCGGTTGTATCCCGGGTGGCCTGGAAGGCCAATCATCCTCTCGATGGCTATCTTCCACAAATCTATGATTTGGCCGCAGAATACAAGGTGCCGGTGCTGCTGCACATTGATCCGCCTAGCGGTATGCCGGTTGAGAAGCTGGAGCAGGCACTGGAAGAGCATCCGGACACGATGATGATTTTTGCGCATATAAATGCCTACAATACACCGGAAGAGATTGAGCGGCTGCTTTCCGCACACCCCAATTTATATGCTGACTTTTTTGCCGGGTTCTCTGTTTATAATCCAGCTGGGGGAGGTGCGCCGGAACAATTCATTCCTGTCATGAAAAAGTTCCCCGACCGCTTTATGCTGAGCACAGACTCCGGGTATGGAATAGAGGGTGAAGAACAGGCGATAGCCGCGATGTACCAAATGCTTGAGCTGATGGAGGATCCTGTCCTTGCGCGGAAAATCGCACATGACAATCTGGCCGCGCTCATTGAGCATCAACCCGCAACCAACACTCAGCGCGAAGCTCTGCGCAAGCTTGAGCAGGAAACCGGAAAGGACTATCATGTGGATACGCTCTTGAAGGTGGAGGCGGGTAAAATTTTGGCGGAAGCCGCAAAAGGATGA
- a CDS encoding LacI family DNA-binding transcriptional regulator: MTIQHIAEKLGLSVSTVSRALNGSYGVHPRTIARVQEAAQSLGYVPNLGAKQLVTRKSNLVGVFMPEMEKESIREFDDIFTTLRKALRLYQKEILIFSVPFTEYKPNSLTEWVRMRNLEGCVFMPPFAKNHPLIKEAVKLQVPSVNLGSAVGPRCSLVASDDREGGKMAAAYLIGQGHRRIGYITGPPDVSICEERYKGFSEIFLSETGTLHDSAQLEYGDFGGESGAVAVLKLLARAPELTAICCANDLMAMGAVMELARKGISVPQDISVMGYDGAFFTAYNNPPLTTVRHQYERMGTLAAEMLLEVMNGGAGRTLKLVPELICRESVNANRISTD; encoded by the coding sequence GTGACGATACAGCATATTGCGGAAAAGCTGGGCTTATCGGTCAGTACCGTATCCAGAGCGTTGAACGGCAGTTACGGTGTACATCCGAGAACCATAGCCCGCGTGCAAGAAGCGGCCCAGTCCCTTGGATACGTCCCCAATTTGGGTGCCAAGCAACTGGTCACCCGTAAAAGCAACCTGGTTGGTGTATTCATGCCGGAGATGGAAAAGGAGTCGATTCGTGAGTTCGACGATATTTTTACCACCTTAAGAAAGGCCTTACGGCTCTACCAGAAGGAGATTCTAATTTTCTCAGTGCCCTTTACGGAGTATAAGCCCAACAGCTTAACCGAATGGGTTCGGATGAGAAATCTGGAAGGCTGTGTATTTATGCCACCCTTTGCCAAGAATCACCCGCTCATCAAGGAAGCGGTAAAGCTGCAGGTTCCCTCTGTAAATCTTGGCTCAGCTGTAGGGCCACGCTGCTCGCTGGTTGCCTCTGACGACCGGGAAGGCGGGAAAATGGCAGCCGCCTATTTGATTGGGCAAGGACATCGAAGAATCGGCTATATTACTGGCCCCCCGGATGTAAGCATATGCGAGGAACGCTACAAGGGCTTCAGCGAGATATTTTTATCCGAAACAGGGACTCTCCATGATTCCGCCCAACTGGAATATGGAGATTTTGGCGGGGAGAGCGGAGCGGTGGCAGTCCTGAAACTGCTGGCAAGGGCACCTGAGCTGACGGCGATTTGCTGCGCAAATGACTTAATGGCAATGGGTGCGGTTATGGAGCTTGCCCGCAAAGGCATCTCCGTGCCTCAGGATATCTCTGTAATGGGCTATGATGGAGCATTTTTTACCGCATATAATAACCCGCCGCTGACTACAGTGCGGCATCAGTACGAACGCATGGGGACACTCGCTGCTGAAATGCTGCTTGAAGTGATGAACGGCGGAGCTGGCAGAACATTGAAACTTGTCCCGGAATTGATCTGCCGGGAATCGGTTAATGCTAACCGAATTTCAACGGATTAA